In the genome of Pelmatolapia mariae isolate MD_Pm_ZW linkage group LG4, Pm_UMD_F_2, whole genome shotgun sequence, the window ACGCGGACGAGATTCCCAGCGCAGCACCAGCATCCGACTTTCAAGGTTAAAGCAAGGCAGCATGATGAGAATGAGCTGTTGTTGGCTGGCTCCCGGGCTGACAGCATTTCTCCAGCTGCTACAGCACAATGCAACCCATTAAGTGTGTTGTCGTTGGAGACGGGTGAGTTCATTTAATATAAGTAgttaatattgatattttacagGTGGTTAGATGCTGCAATTTCAAACTCGATGCTGATACCTTATACCATGTTGATACTACGGGGGGAAATGAGTAACGAAgaggttttattattattatttgtttgttttgttttgtttaacaaacaaatatctgtactttctactccgCATCTTTTCAAAACAGGCTCCTTATTTTTGGTTTGAGCCTAAACAGTAACACATTAAAGGCAATTAATCACCACGGGATGTCGCATAAAATGAGATGAATATAAGGCAAAACCGTGAAGTCAGGGGTTCAAGGTTTTTtctaagttttttgttttttgatgtcCATTAGttacttcagcatctagctagcccTACAGAAGACGAGAGAGCATAAAGggagtaatatttttttaattagcagatcatttcaaatgcaacgtttctatcagctcagcaaacatcagcaaacacacaaactttttatgtgcagtttgtctcaaaGTGTGTTGCTAGTTAAAGGTCCGGCtgttgtatttcacagggagaaaagaaagagctaTTCACTCAGAGAAAGATTAGAAAGACATACATCAATAATATCGATACGTACTCTGTTATTGGTATTGGACTGATACTAGCGCAATAGGATCAATACTTCTTTCCTCTAAGTTCAGTGTGGAGCCCACTGGATTGTggttaattatttgttttatttatgcgGTGAGacttttgtgttgactgtcatgtttatttttttgatagCCTAAAAGACATTTAATCAACAGAAGCTGACCCAAAATGTTTTGGAGACACACgcatttacattccaggtctAAAAAAGCAAACTGTTTCAAAATACACGAAAAACTGATTTGTTatgttaactaattattgtggaaataattagttaacacaTAATCTTAACTAATTacttgatcattgatcagtggcCGTTCACAGAGTGTTGGggaaaacttataaaagactgaagaagtcacttggatgagtgtcgaaacgtttctcccactgaaaacgctacgtccagatgaacagtaACAACTTTTGGTGAGTTTTTTGCCTTCTTTCAATAAATGCTAATCCAGCCTCTTCTTCATTCCAGAGCAGTGGGTAAGACCTGTCTGCTCATCAGCTACACCACCAATGCCTTTCCTGGAGAGGAAATTCCCTCTGTGTAAGTCAGTAACTGGTTTTTCATCCTCCTGCACAATCCTTATACACAATCATGCTTGGCATCGCTTGACATCGTAAgaattatttatattaaaattagcCTTGCAGGAGTAGAATAATGAAACAATAAATCAATCAGTTTCTCTTGTTctcctgtttttttattttagtagaGGTAATGTTTTAACAGTTTGTATTAAGCCTGAAGGTTTAGCTCCTACGCACTTCATTTTCTATCAGGTTCGACAACTACTCCACCAATGTTATGGTGGATGGGAAGTCAGTGAACCTGGGCCTTTGGGATACAGCAGGACAAGAAGACTACGACAGAATCCGCCCCCTTTCCTACCCAGAGACGgtacaacaaccacaacaaaaaCACGATTACGTTCTGATGTTGTGCTATAGTTCACTTACattattgtgcaaaagtcaccCCTCATTTTCTTCTATCTCACTTCTAAGTcttcttgagcaatagttctacagtgtttatttatttatttaattaaaccaTTTAAGAATCGTGTATAAAAACGAACTTAAGCTGAGGGATGAACCACTGTTGTGTCGACAGATAACAGACAACGTGGCAAAGAACcgattttaaattgtgttttccagcactttgttactataaacctgttgcaaaaacattatttattcCCATTTCTTTGGTTGAATTGACTAAAAATCTCAAACATAACAATTtaacagacattaaaaaaagtatttttgccCAAACAAGGTGAtttccaaagagctattagctaaaGATTTGGCATAAAACTCAAAAACTCTTCTTAACAGGAAGTGGTTGTTTACAGACAGTGATTACTTGGATATTTCTGTCTTACCAGAATGTGTTTCTCATCTGCTTTTCACTCGTGATGCCTGCCTCGTATGAAAACATCCGTCATAAGGTGAGTAGTCGACATCATGTTGTTCATTCATTTCATGCCTGTGCTGCCAAACAAGCACAAGCAGCTGTAGATGGAAAACTAATCAATAAGCTCATTGGAAAAATGCAGCTATAGTTCCTGAAAGATCCTAATATGATGGAAGGTGCAAATTAGATATTGGCACCAGAAGTGAAAGAAGCATCAAGCTAA includes:
- the LOC134626210 gene encoding ras-related C3 botulinum toxin substrate 1-like; translation: MQPIKCVVVGDGAVGKTCLLISYTTNAFPGEEIPSVFDNYSTNVMVDGKSVNLGLWDTAGQEDYDRIRPLSYPETNVFLICFSLVMPASYENIRHKWCHEVKHHCPNTPIILVGTKLDLRDDKGTLEKLKKNKISPITYSQGVALSKEIGSVKYLECSALTQHGVKTVFDEVVRAVLCPSPIKKKANKCSVL